Proteins found in one Burkholderiales bacterium genomic segment:
- a CDS encoding cupin domain-containing protein translates to MKRIPQAALLIALFAATAPAWSADTHHTVVAADAVKWGPAPPSLPPGAQAAALLGHPGKEGPFVLRLKFPAGFTVPPHRHSKDEFVTVIAGRFAVNHGEKLDRAPLKGLPAGSFVHLPAGMPHYAHAEVETIVQINGVGPFDVTYINPADDPRAQ, encoded by the coding sequence ATGAAACGCATCCCGCAAGCCGCACTGTTGATCGCGCTGTTTGCCGCAACCGCGCCGGCGTGGAGCGCCGATACGCATCACACCGTGGTGGCCGCCGACGCCGTCAAATGGGGTCCCGCGCCGCCGTCGCTGCCGCCGGGCGCGCAGGCTGCCGCGCTGCTCGGGCATCCGGGCAAGGAGGGACCGTTCGTGCTGCGCCTGAAGTTCCCTGCGGGCTTTACCGTTCCGCCGCACCGGCACTCCAAGGACGAGTTCGTGACGGTGATCGCGGGCCGTTTCGCGGTGAACCACGGCGAGAAGCTCGATCGCGCCCCGCTGAAGGGACTGCCCGCCGGCAGCTTCGTGCACCTGCCGGCCGGCATGCCGCACTACGCGCACGCAGAGGTCGAGACGATCGTGCAGATCAACGGAGTCGGTCCTTTCGACGTCACGTACATCAACCCCGCCGACGATCCGCGCGCGCAATGA
- a CDS encoding PQQ-dependent dehydrogenase, methanol/ethanol family has translation MHRHTIAACLALFTGIAAAQAATTYSPVTEDRLLKPEPQNWLHYRGNFEGWGYSPLEQITARNVRRLQPVWTLSTGTVEGHQAPPFVNNGMMFVSTPGNQVLALDAKTGDLIWRYKRDLPEDVVQWHPTNRGVALYEDKVYLATLDAFVVALDAKTGKVLWESRVDDYKRAYYFTLAPLVAKGKVMVGTSGGEFGIRGYVAALDAQTGKEVWRTYTIPAPGEPGADTWKREDQWKTGGGSVWITGHYDPKLNLAYWGTGNPGPWIGDMRPGDSLYTASVIALDVDNGKMRAYHQYTPNESWDWDEVSTLLLIEYKRNGRSINGLVHPGRNGYLWLLERQQDAIRFVDAKPFVKQEVFTAIDPKTGRPSWDESKKPGMGRSVTFCPSHWGGKDWPPAAWNPKTRLLYVPAQENLCATLKGEDKPPTYEPGKRFVGTDANATRVFRREGAKHIGELQAWDLDTGKKVWTFEYPHVNWGPVLTTGGGLVFAGGSSDRMFRAFDATNGKVLWEFKANSGITAVPISYMVDGVQYIAVHAGWGVDAQKMITRLDQTMKTSTFVPQGGVIWVFAVKD, from the coding sequence ATGCATCGCCACACCATCGCAGCTTGCCTCGCTCTCTTCACCGGCATCGCCGCAGCACAAGCCGCAACGACATACTCGCCGGTCACCGAAGACCGCCTCCTCAAACCCGAGCCGCAGAACTGGCTGCACTACCGCGGCAACTTCGAAGGCTGGGGCTACAGCCCGCTCGAGCAGATCACCGCGCGCAACGTGCGCCGGCTCCAGCCGGTGTGGACGCTCTCCACCGGCACGGTCGAAGGCCACCAGGCGCCGCCGTTCGTCAACAACGGCATGATGTTCGTCTCCACGCCCGGCAACCAGGTGCTGGCGCTGGACGCGAAGACCGGCGACCTCATCTGGCGCTACAAGCGCGACCTTCCCGAAGACGTCGTGCAGTGGCATCCGACGAACCGCGGCGTCGCGCTGTACGAAGACAAGGTGTATCTCGCCACGCTCGACGCGTTCGTCGTCGCGCTCGACGCGAAGACCGGAAAAGTGCTGTGGGAGAGCCGCGTCGACGATTACAAGCGCGCTTATTACTTCACGCTCGCGCCGCTCGTCGCCAAGGGCAAGGTGATGGTCGGCACCTCGGGCGGCGAGTTCGGCATCCGCGGTTACGTCGCGGCGCTCGACGCGCAGACCGGCAAGGAAGTCTGGCGCACCTACACGATCCCCGCGCCGGGCGAGCCCGGCGCCGACACGTGGAAGCGCGAAGACCAGTGGAAGACCGGCGGCGGCTCGGTGTGGATCACCGGCCACTACGATCCCAAGCTCAACCTCGCGTACTGGGGCACCGGCAATCCAGGCCCATGGATCGGCGACATGCGGCCCGGCGACAGCCTGTACACCGCGTCGGTCATCGCGCTCGACGTCGACAACGGCAAGATGCGCGCGTATCACCAGTACACGCCGAACGAAAGCTGGGACTGGGACGAAGTCTCGACGCTGCTCCTCATCGAATACAAGCGCAACGGCCGCAGCATCAACGGTCTCGTGCACCCCGGCCGCAACGGCTATCTGTGGCTGCTGGAGCGCCAGCAGGATGCGATCCGCTTCGTCGACGCCAAGCCTTTCGTGAAGCAGGAAGTGTTCACCGCCATCGACCCGAAGACCGGACGCCCGAGCTGGGACGAATCGAAGAAGCCCGGCATGGGGCGCTCGGTCACCTTCTGTCCGTCGCACTGGGGCGGCAAGGACTGGCCGCCGGCGGCATGGAACCCCAAGACGCGGCTGCTCTACGTCCCCGCGCAGGAGAACCTCTGCGCGACCCTGAAAGGCGAGGACAAGCCGCCGACCTACGAGCCGGGCAAGCGCTTCGTCGGCACCGACGCCAACGCGACGCGCGTCTTCAGGCGCGAAGGCGCGAAGCACATCGGCGAGCTCCAGGCGTGGGACCTCGACACCGGGAAGAAGGTGTGGACCTTCGAGTACCCGCACGTCAACTGGGGCCCGGTGCTCACCACCGGCGGCGGGCTCGTCTTCGCCGGCGGATCGAGCGACCGCATGTTCCGCGCCTTCGACGCCACCAACGGCAAGGTGCTGTGGGAGTTCAAGGCGAACTCGGGCATCACCGCCGTGCCGATTTCGTATATGGTCGACGGTGTGCAGTACATTGCGGTGCACGCGGGCTGGGGCGTCGACGCGCAGAAGATGATCACGCGCCTGGACCAGACCATGAAGACGAGCACCTTCGTCCCGCAGGGCGGGGTGATCTGGGTGTTCGCGGTTAAAGACTGA
- a CDS encoding class I SAM-dependent methyltransferase: MTSTSAAARDTEQVRPIPDLAALKARQQGAWSSGDYAVVGTTLQIVGEELCEALDVRAGQRVLDVAAGNGNASLAAARRWCHVVATDYVPGLLERGRERAQAERLEIDFRHGDAEALPFADRAFDAVLSTFGVMFTPDQERAAAELVRVCKRGGKIGLANWTPEGFIGQVFRTIAQYLPPPGTASPALWGTRARLSQLFEPHAVSISSAQRHFVFRYRSPEHWLHVFGTYYGPVLRTLAALAPDARQALERDLVALVQRFNRAGSDSMVVPSEYLEVVITRH, translated from the coding sequence ATGACGAGCACCAGCGCCGCCGCGCGCGACACCGAGCAGGTCCGTCCCATCCCCGATCTCGCGGCGCTCAAGGCGCGCCAGCAGGGCGCATGGTCGTCCGGCGATTACGCCGTCGTCGGCACGACGCTGCAGATCGTCGGCGAGGAATTGTGCGAAGCGCTCGACGTGCGCGCGGGCCAGCGCGTGCTCGACGTCGCGGCGGGCAACGGCAACGCGTCGCTCGCGGCCGCACGCCGCTGGTGCCACGTCGTTGCGACCGATTACGTGCCCGGGCTGCTCGAGCGAGGGCGCGAGCGCGCGCAGGCCGAGCGCCTCGAGATCGACTTCCGGCACGGCGACGCCGAAGCGCTGCCGTTCGCGGATCGCGCGTTCGACGCCGTCCTGTCCACGTTTGGGGTCATGTTCACGCCCGACCAGGAGCGCGCGGCGGCGGAGCTCGTGCGCGTGTGCAAACGCGGCGGCAAGATCGGCCTCGCCAACTGGACGCCCGAAGGCTTCATCGGGCAGGTCTTCAGGACGATCGCCCAATACCTGCCGCCGCCCGGCACCGCCTCGCCGGCGCTGTGGGGCACGCGCGCGCGGCTCTCGCAGCTTTTCGAGCCGCACGCGGTGTCGATCAGCTCGGCGCAGCGGCACTTCGTCTTCCGCTATCGCTCGCCCGAGCACTGGCTGCACGTGTTCGGGACGTACTACGGGCCGGTGCTCAGGACGCTCGCCGCGCTTGCGCCGGATGCGCGACAGGCGCTGGAGCGCGATCTAGTCGCGCTCGTCCAGCGCTTCAACCGCGCCGGCAGCGACTCGATGGTCGTGCCGAGCGAGTACCTCGAAGTCGTCATCACGCGTCACTGA
- a CDS encoding BTAD domain-containing putative transcriptional regulator produces MGTAVGIPAVEARLLGPLSVARAGSAVVLPGSRKLRALFGYLALAPQPVTRSHLCELFWDGPSDPRAELRWCLSRIRGIADTAERRRVLTQGDTVALDLADCFVDAREIARALQDGVEALAPERLRSLSALFAGDLLDGLDIEGSPLFGGWLVAQRRRFRGYHAAILERLVGASDDEQVFSYLDAWLRLAPFDLHAHAALLHALARRGRVRESEEHVATAARLFDSEGLDATPLHEAWQAARSRAESAPQVRVEWPSETLEPGAAGEPRRASIAVMPFNETGDAPGGFADGLVHDIITRLAKLRSLFVIARGSVFALHERKVSPEEAGRALNVDYVASGSLRRRGDRLVLSVELAESRTARIVWAEVFDQKTAEALAVLDDVGNRIVASIAHEIETIERNRALLRPPGSLDAWQAYHRGLWHMYRFNTSDNERAQHFFRTAVRLDPTFARAHAALSFTHFQNAFQGWGPRAPEIERAYAVAGHALMADDLDPAAHWAMGRALWLRESQDQAIVELERAIDLSPNFALAHYTLSFVQCQSGDARAAIRASDHSRHLSPFDPLLFAMLGARAMALVRLGRFDEAAEWAAKAAARPNAHAHIQAIAAYSLALAGRVDDARGYLKALPQYRIEDFLTAMRFDDAGAKLFREAAKRIGRP; encoded by the coding sequence GTGGGTACCGCCGTGGGAATTCCCGCTGTCGAGGCGCGGCTGCTCGGGCCGCTGTCGGTCGCCCGCGCCGGCAGCGCGGTGGTCCTGCCCGGGTCGCGCAAGCTGCGCGCGCTGTTCGGATATCTCGCGCTCGCGCCGCAGCCGGTGACGCGCTCGCATCTCTGCGAGCTGTTCTGGGACGGCCCCAGCGACCCGCGCGCGGAGCTGCGCTGGTGCCTCAGCCGAATTCGGGGCATCGCCGACACGGCGGAGCGCCGGCGGGTCCTCACGCAAGGGGACACCGTCGCGCTCGATCTCGCCGACTGTTTCGTCGACGCGCGCGAGATCGCGCGAGCCCTGCAGGACGGCGTCGAAGCGCTCGCGCCCGAGCGGCTGCGCAGCTTGAGCGCGCTGTTCGCCGGCGACCTGCTGGACGGCCTCGACATCGAAGGCAGCCCGCTGTTCGGCGGCTGGCTGGTGGCGCAGCGCCGGCGTTTTCGCGGCTACCACGCGGCGATCCTCGAGCGTCTCGTCGGCGCGTCGGACGACGAGCAGGTGTTTTCGTATCTCGACGCGTGGCTGCGGCTCGCGCCGTTCGATCTGCACGCGCACGCGGCGCTGCTGCACGCCCTCGCGCGACGCGGCCGCGTGCGCGAAAGCGAGGAGCACGTCGCGACGGCCGCGCGTCTCTTCGATTCCGAAGGTCTGGACGCGACGCCGCTGCACGAGGCCTGGCAGGCCGCGCGGTCACGTGCGGAAAGCGCGCCGCAGGTGCGGGTCGAATGGCCGTCCGAGACGCTGGAGCCGGGCGCCGCCGGCGAGCCGCGCCGCGCGTCGATCGCGGTGATGCCGTTCAACGAAACGGGCGACGCGCCCGGCGGTTTCGCCGACGGGCTCGTTCACGACATCATCACGCGCCTGGCGAAGCTGCGCAGCCTGTTCGTGATCGCGCGCGGCAGCGTCTTCGCACTGCACGAGCGGAAGGTGTCGCCCGAGGAAGCAGGGCGTGCGCTCAACGTCGATTACGTCGCGAGCGGATCGCTCCGGCGCCGGGGCGATCGCCTCGTGCTGTCGGTGGAGCTCGCCGAGTCGCGCACCGCGCGCATCGTGTGGGCCGAAGTGTTCGACCAGAAGACGGCCGAAGCGCTTGCCGTCCTCGACGACGTCGGCAACCGCATCGTCGCCTCGATCGCGCACGAGATCGAGACCATCGAGCGCAACCGCGCGCTGCTGCGGCCGCCGGGCTCGCTGGACGCGTGGCAGGCGTATCACCGCGGCCTGTGGCACATGTACCGCTTCAACACGAGCGACAACGAGCGCGCGCAGCACTTCTTCAGGACCGCGGTGCGGCTCGACCCGACCTTCGCGCGCGCGCACGCGGCGCTGTCGTTCACGCATTTCCAGAATGCGTTCCAGGGCTGGGGCCCGCGAGCGCCCGAGATCGAGCGCGCGTACGCGGTCGCCGGTCACGCGCTCATGGCGGACGATCTCGATCCTGCCGCCCACTGGGCGATGGGCCGCGCGCTCTGGCTGCGCGAGAGCCAGGATCAGGCGATCGTCGAGCTCGAGCGGGCGATCGATCTCTCGCCCAATTTCGCGCTGGCTCACTACACCCTCTCGTTCGTGCAGTGCCAATCGGGCGATGCGCGCGCCGCGATCCGCGCCTCCGACCACTCGCGGCATCTCAGCCCGTTCGATCCGCTGCTCTTCGCCATGCTCGGCGCGCGCGCGATGGCGCTGGTGCGCCTCGGGCGCTTCGACGAAGCGGCGGAATGGGCTGCGAAAGCCGCGGCGCGCCCGAACGCGCACGCGCACATCCAGGCGATCGCCGCATACAGCCTCGCGCTCGCCGGGCGCGTCGACGACGCGCGCGGCTATCTCAAGGCGCTTCCGCAGTACCGCATCGAGGACTTCCTGACCGCGATGCGCTTCGACGACGCGGGCGCGAAGCTCTTCCGCGAAGCCGCGAAGCGCATCGGACGGCCGTAA
- a CDS encoding vanadium-dependent haloperoxidase, with the protein MKTQLTLLAALTLCAGARADVVTDWNEVALARSTAARQLPPDGSRAMAMVHVAMFDAINAVQPRYTPYAFKGKAPAGASADAAGVAAARTVLLKLYPDQRDAIEKAYAASLASIPAGAARDTGIALGEQVGAQCIAMREKDGAGASFAYRPTASPGVYVPTMVPVSAEWPQVKPFFMKEPAQFRPAPPPALKSAEWAKDLNEIQRIGGRQSSARTQEQTDIGRFWALTGVPSWNPIVRSLSSSAKLDLVDNARLFALVNMAATDSFISVFDAKYAYNLWRPITAIRNGDQHGNGEIAREAAWLPLIDTPMHPEYPCAHCISSSAVGTVLASVLRDRPISVSMTSPTAPGVTRKWESIEDYMQEVNDARVYAGVHYRFSTRVGADMGRKIGELAVQDYMKPL; encoded by the coding sequence ATGAAGACGCAGCTCACGTTGCTCGCAGCACTCACGCTTTGCGCCGGCGCCCGTGCCGACGTGGTCACCGACTGGAACGAGGTCGCGCTCGCGCGCAGCACCGCCGCGCGCCAGCTTCCGCCCGACGGCTCGCGCGCCATGGCGATGGTGCACGTCGCCATGTTCGATGCGATCAACGCGGTGCAGCCGCGCTATACGCCGTACGCGTTCAAGGGCAAGGCGCCCGCGGGTGCGTCGGCCGACGCGGCCGGCGTCGCGGCGGCGAGGACGGTGCTGCTGAAGTTGTATCCCGACCAGCGCGACGCGATCGAGAAAGCGTACGCCGCGTCGCTCGCTTCGATTCCGGCGGGTGCGGCCAGGGACACCGGCATCGCGCTCGGCGAGCAGGTCGGCGCGCAATGCATCGCGATGCGCGAGAAGGACGGCGCGGGCGCTTCGTTCGCCTACCGGCCGACGGCTTCCCCGGGCGTGTACGTGCCGACGATGGTGCCGGTGAGCGCCGAATGGCCGCAGGTGAAGCCGTTCTTCATGAAGGAGCCGGCGCAGTTCCGGCCCGCGCCGCCGCCCGCGTTGAAGAGCGCCGAGTGGGCGAAGGATCTCAACGAGATTCAGCGCATCGGCGGCCGGCAGAGCAGCGCGCGCACGCAGGAGCAGACCGACATCGGACGCTTCTGGGCGCTCACCGGTGTGCCGAGCTGGAATCCGATCGTGCGCTCGCTCTCGTCGTCCGCGAAGCTCGACCTCGTCGACAACGCGCGGCTCTTCGCACTGGTGAACATGGCGGCGACCGATTCGTTCATCTCGGTGTTCGACGCCAAGTACGCCTACAACCTGTGGCGGCCGATCACCGCGATCCGCAACGGCGACCAGCACGGCAACGGCGAGATCGCGCGCGAAGCGGCGTGGCTGCCGCTCATCGACACGCCGATGCATCCCGAATACCCGTGCGCGCACTGCATCTCGTCGAGCGCGGTGGGCACCGTGCTCGCGTCGGTGCTGCGCGACCGCCCGATCTCGGTGAGCATGACGAGCCCGACCGCGCCCGGCGTCACGCGCAAGTGGGAGAGCATCGAGGACTACATGCAGGAAGTGAACGACGCGCGCGTGTATGCGGGCGTGCACTACCGTTTCTCGACGCGAGTCGGTGCGGATATGGGACGGAAGATCGGCGAGCTGGCGGTGCAGGACTACATGAAACCGCTGTGA
- a CDS encoding pyridoxal-phosphate dependent enzyme → MARFASILETVGNTPVVRINRLAPAGVNLYAKVEAFNPLGSVKDRLALGVIEAAERAGALKPGQTVIEATSGNTGIGLAMVCAAKGYPLVVTMAEQFSVERRKLMRFLGARVVLTPAAGRAVGMVNKAIELAEAHGWFLTRQFENEANADMHSRTTAREIVDDFKGERLDYWVTGYGTGGTLKGVARVLARERPETKIVVCEPEDAPLLASEVAQQRNADGSPAAPHPAFKPHPMQGWTPDFIPKLTADAVASGTIHRIVAVPAAEAMRCSAELARKEGIFVGITAGATFAGALRVASEAAEGSTILCMLPDTGERYLSTPLFANVPADMTEEELAISRSTPG, encoded by the coding sequence ATGGCGAGGTTCGCGAGCATACTCGAGACCGTCGGCAACACGCCGGTGGTCAGGATCAACCGGCTCGCTCCGGCGGGCGTCAACCTGTACGCGAAGGTCGAAGCGTTCAATCCGCTGGGCTCGGTGAAGGACCGGCTCGCGCTCGGCGTCATCGAAGCCGCGGAGCGTGCCGGCGCGTTGAAGCCCGGCCAGACCGTGATCGAGGCGACGAGCGGCAACACCGGCATCGGGCTCGCGATGGTGTGCGCGGCGAAAGGCTATCCGCTGGTCGTCACGATGGCCGAGCAGTTCAGCGTCGAGCGGCGCAAGCTCATGCGCTTTCTCGGCGCGCGAGTCGTGCTGACACCCGCGGCGGGCCGTGCGGTCGGCATGGTGAACAAGGCGATCGAGCTTGCGGAGGCGCACGGCTGGTTTCTCACGCGCCAGTTCGAGAACGAAGCCAACGCCGACATGCACTCGCGCACGACGGCGCGCGAGATCGTCGACGACTTCAAAGGCGAGCGTCTCGACTACTGGGTGACCGGCTACGGCACCGGCGGCACGCTCAAGGGCGTCGCGCGCGTGCTCGCCAGGGAACGGCCGGAGACCAAGATCGTCGTGTGCGAGCCCGAAGACGCGCCGCTGCTCGCGAGCGAGGTCGCGCAGCAGCGCAATGCGGACGGCTCGCCCGCCGCGCCGCACCCGGCGTTCAAGCCGCACCCGATGCAGGGCTGGACGCCCGATTTCATCCCGAAGCTCACCGCCGACGCGGTGGCGAGCGGAACGATCCATCGCATCGTCGCGGTGCCCGCCGCCGAAGCGATGCGCTGCAGCGCCGAGCTCGCGCGCAAGGAAGGGATATTCGTCGGCATCACCGCCGGCGCGACCTTCGCGGGCGCGCTGCGCGTGGCGAGCGAAGCGGCCGAGGGCTCCACCATCCTGTGCATGCTGCCGGACACCGGCGAGCGCTACCTCAGCACGCCGCTCTTCGCCAACGTGCCCGCGGACATGACCGAGGAAGAGCTCGCGATCTCGCGCTCGACGCCAGGCTAA
- a CDS encoding DHA2 family efflux MFS transporter permease subunit has translation MSAPVETSEVLFARYGPRYRIYVTVVALLGTISAILTTTTVNVALPDIMGSFGIGQDRVQWISTGNLAGTTIGQLLSAWLIDRFGQRRTFVVGLCVFVVALFVAALSPNEIALAGARVIQGLMAGILQSLTMYTLFSVFPPEKRGMAMGFFSISVILGPAIGPTLGGLLIEAFDWRAIFYLSLPFSVLGILFGSLLMPEREPGSRRPGFDWLGFVLLCMTMSSLLTALSSGQREGWDSRFIIELLGVAAVAGTAFLAWELKVAQPLVNLRVLGTGQFAAAACVACVFGIGQFGTTYLIPLFVQTIQGLTPLDAGLMLAPGALLLGLFMPLGGYLCDRLPARSLLVTGLTAFAASTWWMRDVDVNTSYLGLLVCVVVSRVGQALINPTLSATAMRSLHTTLLRQGAGMINFFRQLGGAFGVCILSLSLDRHTAFYASELTSVETPGNTATAELLHKLESVLQLAGAPPELQSAGALHFLGDVVYAQASTLAFRDCFVIVAAIFVVSLVPAWLVGRKRR, from the coding sequence ATGTCGGCGCCCGTCGAGACCTCCGAGGTCCTGTTCGCCCGTTACGGACCGCGGTACCGTATCTACGTGACCGTGGTCGCGCTGCTCGGCACGATCTCGGCCATCCTCACCACGACCACGGTCAATGTCGCGCTGCCCGACATCATGGGCTCATTCGGCATCGGCCAGGATCGCGTGCAGTGGATCTCCACCGGCAATCTCGCCGGCACCACCATCGGCCAGCTCCTGAGCGCGTGGCTGATCGACCGCTTCGGGCAACGCAGGACGTTCGTCGTCGGGCTGTGCGTGTTCGTGGTCGCGCTGTTCGTCGCGGCGTTGAGCCCCAACGAGATCGCGCTCGCCGGCGCGCGCGTGATCCAGGGCCTGATGGCCGGGATCCTCCAGTCGCTCACGATGTACACGCTGTTCAGCGTGTTCCCGCCCGAAAAGCGCGGCATGGCGATGGGTTTCTTCAGCATCAGCGTCATCCTGGGCCCAGCCATCGGCCCGACGCTCGGGGGCTTGCTGATCGAGGCGTTCGACTGGCGCGCGATCTTCTACCTGTCGCTGCCGTTCAGCGTGCTCGGCATCCTCTTCGGCAGCCTGTTGATGCCCGAGCGCGAGCCGGGCTCGCGGCGTCCGGGTTTCGACTGGCTCGGCTTCGTCCTGCTGTGCATGACCATGTCGTCGCTGCTGACCGCGCTGTCGAGCGGCCAGCGCGAAGGCTGGGACTCGCGCTTCATCATCGAGCTGCTCGGCGTCGCCGCGGTCGCGGGAACGGCGTTCCTCGCGTGGGAGCTCAAGGTCGCGCAGCCGCTGGTGAACCTGCGCGTGCTCGGCACCGGCCAGTTCGCGGCGGCGGCATGTGTCGCGTGCGTGTTCGGCATCGGCCAGTTCGGCACGACGTATCTGATCCCGCTCTTCGTGCAGACCATACAGGGGCTCACGCCGCTCGACGCGGGATTGATGCTGGCGCCGGGCGCATTGCTGCTCGGGCTCTTCATGCCGCTCGGCGGCTATCTCTGCGACCGTCTGCCGGCGCGCAGCCTGCTCGTCACCGGGCTCACGGCGTTCGCCGCATCGACGTGGTGGATGCGTGACGTCGACGTCAACACATCGTACTTGGGCCTGCTCGTATGCGTAGTGGTCAGCCGCGTCGGGCAGGCGCTGATCAATCCGACGCTCTCCGCCACCGCGATGCGCTCGCTGCACACCACGCTGCTCCGGCAGGGTGCGGGCATGATCAACTTCTTCCGGCAGCTCGGCGGCGCGTTCGGCGTGTGCATACTGTCGCTGTCGCTCGACCGGCACACCGCCTTCTACGCAAGCGAGCTCACGAGCGTGGAGACGCCGGGCAACACCGCGACGGCCGAGCTCCTGCACAAGCTCGAAAGCGTGCTTCAGCTCGCAGGCGCGCCGCCGGAGCTGCAATCCGCCGGCGCCCTGCACTTCCTCGGCGACGTGGTGTACGCCCAGGCGTCGACGCTCGCGTTTCGCGACTGCTTCGTGATCGTGGCGGCGATCTTCGTGGTGTCGCTGGTCCCGGCGTGGCTCGTCGGCCGCAAGCGCCGTTAA
- a CDS encoding aldolase/citrate lyase family protein translates to MRFNRLKKLWREGKPAVGGWCSIPHASTAEFMAHTGLDWLCVDMQHGMIDYSDAVNMLTAISTTDVTPIVRVPWNEPAMIMKVLDAGAYGVIVPMVSNRADAERAVAACRYPPAGMRSNGPNRVLLYAGTDYQKHANEEVACVVMVETAEGIEKLEEIASTPGVDAIYIGPTDLALALGLPPVMDNDEPKHVETVNRILDACKRHGKIAGIHTASSKFTQRYIDQGFRMVMLGTDRAAMVNFMKAEVGRLTGWTPMKPVGGPDRGGY, encoded by the coding sequence ATGCGATTCAACAGGCTCAAGAAACTCTGGCGCGAAGGCAAACCCGCGGTCGGCGGCTGGTGCTCGATCCCGCACGCGAGCACCGCCGAGTTCATGGCGCACACCGGGCTCGACTGGCTGTGTGTGGACATGCAGCACGGCATGATCGATTACTCCGACGCGGTCAACATGCTGACCGCGATCTCGACGACCGACGTGACGCCGATCGTGCGCGTGCCGTGGAACGAGCCGGCGATGATCATGAAGGTGCTCGACGCGGGCGCTTACGGCGTCATCGTGCCGATGGTGAGCAACCGCGCCGACGCCGAGCGCGCGGTGGCCGCGTGCCGCTATCCGCCGGCGGGCATGCGCAGCAACGGCCCCAACCGCGTGCTGCTCTACGCGGGCACCGACTACCAGAAGCACGCCAACGAAGAAGTGGCGTGCGTGGTGATGGTCGAGACCGCCGAAGGCATCGAGAAGCTCGAGGAGATCGCGAGCACGCCCGGCGTGGACGCGATCTACATCGGACCGACCGATCTCGCGCTCGCGCTCGGCCTGCCGCCGGTGATGGACAACGACGAGCCGAAGCACGTCGAGACGGTCAACCGCATCCTCGACGCGTGCAAGCGCCACGGCAAGATCGCCGGCATCCACACCGCCTCGTCCAAGTTCACGCAGCGCTACATCGACCAGGGCTTCAGGATGGTGATGCTCGGCACCGACCGCGCGGCGATGGTGAACTTCATGAAAGCGGAAGTCGGACGGCTCACCGGCTGGACGCCGATGAAGCCGGTCGGCGGCCCCGACAGAGGCGGCTACTGA